One Nitrospira sp. DNA window includes the following coding sequences:
- a CDS encoding Hydrolase, alpha/beta fold family, giving the protein MRLPAWLVRFTAVAPDHVAACCLASILMTGCAATPEMPPWFDAIQRFPVKIASVNGHRIAYLDHGQGPPLILIHGYGGSMWQWEYQQMPLAAHFRVITPDLIGSGLSDKPNLDYRPEELIESVRGLMDRLGLPTATLVGNSMGGGVAIGMALTHPELVDRLVLIDGLPDHVRERLASPLMRRAVDTHMPVWLARFGAWLFGSRTMEAVLKEIVYDQTLLTPAVLDRSNRNRQRANLIGPLLSIRDSLPLWERDYATRLKEIRHATLILWGEHDRLFPPSVGRDLQAAIPGSRLIVIPDAGHIPQWEQPQVVNRHLIDFLQP; this is encoded by the coding sequence GTGCGGCTTCCGGCGTGGCTCGTCCGGTTCACGGCCGTTGCACCCGATCACGTGGCTGCCTGCTGTCTCGCGAGTATCCTCATGACCGGCTGCGCAGCCACTCCGGAGATGCCTCCCTGGTTCGACGCCATCCAGCGATTTCCCGTCAAGATCGCCTCCGTCAACGGCCATCGCATCGCCTATCTGGACCATGGCCAAGGCCCGCCGCTCATCCTGATCCATGGCTACGGCGGATCGATGTGGCAATGGGAATATCAGCAAATGCCCCTCGCCGCACACTTCCGCGTCATTACGCCCGATCTGATCGGATCCGGCCTCTCGGACAAGCCGAACCTCGACTATCGACCGGAGGAGCTGATCGAATCCGTACGGGGGCTCATGGACAGGCTCGGCCTCCCAACCGCCACGCTGGTCGGCAATTCCATGGGAGGCGGCGTGGCGATCGGCATGGCCTTGACCCACCCGGAGTTGGTCGATCGGCTGGTTTTGATCGACGGCTTGCCCGACCATGTACGCGAACGTCTGGCCAGCCCGCTGATGCGACGGGCGGTTGATACGCATATGCCGGTTTGGCTGGCCCGTTTCGGCGCTTGGCTGTTCGGCAGCCGTACGATGGAGGCCGTGCTGAAAGAAATCGTTTACGACCAGACCCTGTTGACACCGGCGGTCCTCGACCGCTCCAACCGGAATCGACAGCGGGCAAACCTGATCGGTCCCCTCCTGTCGATCCGGGACAGCCTGCCCCTGTGGGAACGAGACTATGCCACCAGGCTCAAGGAGATCCGGCACGCCACGTTGATTCTTTGGGGCGAACATGATCGGCTCTTCCCGCCCTCGGTCGGCCGCGACCTCCAAGCCGCCATTCCAGGGTCTCGGCTGATCGTGATTCCCGACGCGGGCCACATCCCCCAATGGGAACAGCCGCAGGTGGTCAACCGGCACCTCATCGACTTTCTACAACCTTGA
- a CDS encoding Thiol peroxidase, Tpx-type, with product MSPIQSRAISSPTLPCLMIALVCLGISGCGSLPDPGRPDFSYKDLPVANGSAASGEGNNILFQGKPLMLSGMGIKVGDSLRDVKLVQTDLSMVNINETKGKGKVRIISIVPSLDTKVCEQQTHYLSEKNKGLDRMVELITVSIDTPFAQKRFAEEAKIANVTFLSDFRAADFGKAHGLLLKDPHLLSRAVMVVDKDNRVRYLQITPELAQLPDLEEAFRFARSLVTAS from the coding sequence ATGTCACCGATTCAATCCCGTGCGATAAGTTCCCCCACGCTTCCCTGCCTCATGATCGCCTTGGTCTGCCTGGGGATCAGCGGGTGCGGGAGCTTGCCCGATCCAGGCCGACCGGACTTTTCCTATAAAGACCTCCCCGTCGCCAACGGCAGCGCGGCATCGGGCGAGGGCAACAACATCCTGTTTCAAGGCAAACCGTTGATGCTCTCCGGCATGGGCATCAAGGTCGGCGACAGCCTGCGGGACGTGAAGCTCGTGCAAACGGACTTGTCGATGGTCAACATCAACGAGACCAAGGGGAAGGGAAAGGTGCGCATCATCAGCATCGTCCCGTCCCTCGACACCAAGGTCTGTGAGCAACAAACCCACTATCTGAGCGAGAAGAACAAGGGTCTGGACCGGATGGTGGAACTCATCACCGTCAGCATCGACACCCCCTTCGCCCAAAAGCGTTTCGCGGAAGAGGCGAAGATCGCCAACGTGACCTTCCTCTCCGATTTTCGCGCCGCCGATTTCGGCAAGGCCCACGGGCTGTTGCTCAAAGACCCCCATCTCCTGAGCCGCGCGGTGATGGTGGTGGACAAGGACAACAGGGTCCGCTACCTCCAAATCACCCCCGAGTTGGCGCAACTACCGGATCTGGAGGAGGCCTTTCGATTCGCGCGCTCACTCGTCACGGCCAGTTGA